The following coding sequences lie in one Musa acuminata AAA Group cultivar baxijiao chromosome BXJ3-1, Cavendish_Baxijiao_AAA, whole genome shotgun sequence genomic window:
- the LOC135584181 gene encoding pentatricopeptide repeat-containing protein At2g01860-like: protein MECLVAASSRVRSTTLDIHGHKLRLSHGIIPFRLLAQFRPSASPSRRKLHGTPRYPRRAKLPPDPGTSRLPSEMVDGGARPLDDVRDGDEKHTAELSVDNAEWSPEELEAISALFERPMLQKAPKPVKERPLPLPPPYEIRPSRVPTLKRHVRSASRSVLAPRSSFADRVHKNPEALIGIAREIAALPADSDACEVLDRWTRFLRKGSLSMTIRELGHMGLPERALQTLCWAQKQPSLFPDDRTLASTVEVLARCGQLRMESEMGKYLNSASRTVIEAMARGFLRAGRLHRARKILLFAKDNKRTLDPSIYAKLIAEAGKTPDGYRLASAVLDELGERDDFDLEPQDCTAIMKVCIKLGRFEAVENLFSWYKQSGRNPTVVMYTTVIHSRYCEKKHREALALVWEMESSGCLLDLPAYRVMIRLLVAMNDLARTARYFSKLKDAGFSPTCDIYHDMIKVYAASGRLAKCRQVRKEAEMTGLRLDERTLSLLSEMESDASA, encoded by the coding sequence ATGGAATGCTTGGTTGCAGCTTCCTCTCGTGTTCGTTCGACAACGCTGGATATCCACGGGCATAAGCTCCGACTGAGCCATGGAATTATCCCTTTCCGTCTTCTTGCTCAGTTCCGTCCGAGCGCATCTCCTTCCCGGCGGAAGCTGCACGGGACCCCCCGCTACCCACGCCGCGCCAAGCTGCCGCCTGACCCAGGAACCTCCCGGTTGCCATCCGAGATGGTCGATGGCGGTGCTCGGCCACTCGACGACGTTCGGGATGGGGACGAGAAACACACGGCAGAATTGTCCGTGGACAATGCGGAGTGGAGCCCCGAAGAGCTTGAGGCAATCTCCGCCCTCTTCGAACGGCCGATGCTGCAGAAGGCCCCGAAGCCCGTGAAAGAGCGGCCGCTGCCGCTCCCCCCGCCTTACGAGATCCGTCCCTCGAGGGTTCCAACGCTAAAGCGTCACGTCCGGTCAGCCTCCCGCTCCGTGCTGGCGCCGCGGTCATCTTTCGCCGATCGGGTGCACAAGAATCCGGAAGCTCTCATCGGCATCGCTAGGGAGATCGCGGCTCTTCCCGCCGACAGCGACGCCTGCGAGGTGCTCGACCGGTGGACTAGGTTCCTTCGGAAGGGCTCTCTTTCGATGACGATTCGAGAACTGGGTCACATGGGCCTCCCCGAGCGAGCCCTGCAGACCCTGTGCTGGGCGCAGAAGCAGCCTTCGCTGTTCCCCGACGATCGAACCCTTGCTTCGACGGTCGAAGTCTTGGCCAGATGCGGCCAGCTGCGAATGGAGTCGGAGATGGGCAAATATCTCAACTCCGCCAGTCGCACCGTGATCGAAGCCATGGCCAGGGGTTTCCTGAGAGCGGGACGCCTGCACCGCGCGCGCAAGATCCTGCTATTCGCCAAGGACAACAAACGAACACTCGACCCGAGCATCTACGCGAAGCTGATCGCGGAGGCTGGCAAGACTCCGGATGGCTACAGGCTCGCGTCGGCAGTGCTGGACGAGCTCGGCGAGAGAGACGACTTTGATCTGGAGCCGCAGGACTGCACAGCCATAATGAAGGTCTGCATCAAGCTTGGGAGGTTCGAAGCCGTGGAGAATCTGTTCAGCTGGTACAAGCAGAGCGGAAGGAATCCCACTGTGGTGATGTACACGACGGTCATACACAGCAGATACTGTGAGAAGAAGCACCGGGAAGCTCTGGCTTTGGTGTGGGAGATGGAGAGCTCAGGCTGCCTCCTGGATCTCCCAGCTTACAGGGTAATGATCCGGCTACTGGTTGCTATGAATGATCTAGCGAGAACCGCTCGGTACTTTTCAAAGTTGAAGGATGCTGGCTTCTCTCCCACCTGCGACATCTACCATGACATGATCAAGGTTTATGCAGCTTCAGGGAGGTTGGCTAAGTGCAGGCAGGTGCGTAAAGAAGCAGAGATGACTGGATTGAGGTTGGATGAGAGGACATTGTCTCTGCTTTCGGAGATGGAATCAGATGCTTCTGCATGA
- the LOC135629013 gene encoding uncharacterized protein LOC135629013 isoform X2 — MGGISHIFDSSKAGKSQKWAHKKHGDGFEAPRNSLDVSIDTSIGYYYVPENNLYSFQVKHPSKMYYSPNGTPMKKLIDGEISKRTTESKVAPSVVARLMGMDSMPSEEGRKIHAKELEADRLRKTMEVNKIMESSLGLETSRSSTSSRQTMQNTLLNGNQRDPKAEKTRKPRKHPQEELLQKFKKEFETWQASKLQEHPGSQKNHILGDVKDHQIIAQEILNKEKMAKYLDTKKILAEKKPTEAKDVVSTAKQNVDTQQGSSLQDHGHLNRQCQFISKNKMAMKLGTRANDSEFLTVTRTDKKQERSCSPTRIVILKPNFDRIDANEELLAASTDNLGKECAMEDFLEEVKERLKNEIQGKNRSNARGRGTSIGTSFGERTIDPKQIARDIAKHIRESVTKDIGSTLIRSESTRSIRSDLQVNSPDSPEFIRRDTRKYVSEKSKNVLKNEIVLGKSRINHECSDASTINKEKVMPKLMSDFANKGKNMNLWKDKKAVTESIPRQKEKIVALDAESVSQWNLVRSFSAPVSGTAFGKLLLEDQHITGTQICRKQEASQHGFSEFGKQRKDSFSLKGRVSSLKHNFNLKGKLFGKTARLIKEPTASGFNSVKEIPTAPSIIINSGITQENSTEVPPSPASVSSSTPDEFCKQDNPSPISPLEVMDHHTSPCVSEELSSNAPEPHLLEHVEYFGSEMAVENQPHKQETTEKESEDGSEMEVEEQPHKKETIEKETGDAAYLQDILVTAGFYEDRSTDQATKLDALTRPISLQVFEQVEEACSKYGKLETESTIIHNDDPAIGHKLLFDLVNEALQSVLGPKINCSMFKRWILGPAASSSQGRSLLDDLWNQIQSYLNSPMDESDTLNSMVVQDLKMTTWPTILYEDIDVVARQIERVVLRDIIFEIAHDICLCK; from the exons ATGGGAGGAATATCACACATATTTGATTCTAGCAAAGCTGGTAAATCTCAGAAGTGGGCGCATAAGAAGCATGGTGATG GTTTTGAAGCTCCTCGGAATAGCTTGGATGTATCTATTGACACTTCTATAGGGTATTACTATGTTCCTGAAAACAATCTG TATTCTTTTCAGGTGAAACATCCCTCCAAAATGTATTATTCTCCCAATGGAACCCCTATGAAGAAGTTGATCGATGGAGAGATTTCCAAACGAACAACTGAAAGTAAGGTTGCACCAAGTGTTGTTGCCCGTTTGATGGGAATGGACTCGATGCCATCAGAAGAAGGCAGGAAAATTCACGCCAAGGAACTCGAAGCAGATAGATTGAGAAAAACTATGGAAGTAAATAAGATCATGGAAAGTAGTTTGGGTCTTGAAACTTCACGCAGCTCCACTTCCTCTAGACAAACGATGCAAAACACACTTCTAAATGGTAATCAACGAGATCCCAAAGCCGAGAAGACAAGAAAACCACGCAAACATCCGCAAGAAGAGCTGCTGCAGAAGTTCAAGAAGGAATTTGAGACATGGCAAGCTTCAAAGTTACAGGAGCATCCAGGGTCCCAGAAGAATCACATTCTTGGAGATGTGAAGGATCATCAAATCATTGCACAAGAAATTCTTAACAAAGAGAAAATGGCAAAGTATCTAGATACCAAGAAAATTTTGGCTGAAAAGAAGCCCACAGAAGCCAAAGATGTTGTCTCAACAGCTAAGCAAAATGTAGATACACAACAAGGATCCAGCCTGCAGGATCATGGACATTTGAACAGACAGTGCCAATttatctcaaagaacaaaatGGCTATGAAACTTGGTACCAGGGCTAATGATTCTGAATTCTTGACAGTTACTAGGACTGACAAGAAACAGGAGCGATCTTGTTCACCGACACGGATAGTGATTCTGAAACCTAATTTTGATAGAATTGATGCCAATGAAGAGTTATTAGCTGCCTCAACCGATAACTTAGGTAAGGAATGTGCTATGGAAGATTTTCTTGAAGAAGTGAAGGAAAGGCTCAAGAATGAAATCCAGGGGAAGAACAGAAGCAATGCTAGAGGTAGAGGAACCAGCATAGGGACTTCATTTGGTGAAAGGACAATTGATCCAAAACAAATTGCTCGTGACATAGCAAAACACATAAGAGAAAGTGTGACCAAGGACATTGGATCAACTCTCATCCGATCTGAGTCAACAAGATCAATTAGGAGTGACTTACAAGTCAACTCACCTGATTCACCAGAGTTCATTAGAAGAGACACAAGAAAGTATGTATCAGAGAAATCAAAGAATGTCCTGAAGAATGAAATAGTTCTGGGGAAGTCTCGAATAAACCATGAATGTTCAGATGCTTCCACCATAAACAAAGAAAAGGTAATGCCAAAATTGATGTCTGATTTTGCAAATAAAGGGAAAAACATGAACCTCTGGAAAGACAAGAAAGCTGTGACTGAATCAATTCCAAGACAGAAAGAGAAAATTGTGGCACTTGATGCAGAGTCGGTATCACAGTGGAACCTTGTCAGATCATTTTCTGCACCTGTGTCTGGAACAGCTTTTGGGAAGCTCCTCTTAGAGGACCAGCATATAACTGGAACTCAGATCTGCAGGAAGCAGGAAGCATCTCAACATGGGTTCTCAGAATTCGGAAAACAAAGAAAGGATAGTTTTAGCTTGAAAGGAAGAGTTTCCAGTCTGAAACATAACTTCAATCTTAAGGGTAAGCTGTTTGGGAAAACAGCCCGGCTGATTAAGGAACCAACTGCAAGTGGATTCAATTCAGTTAAGGAAATACCAACTGCACCCTCTATTATCATCAATTCTGGCATCACACAG GAGAACTCTACCGAGGTGCCACCAAGTCCTGCATCGGTGTCGAGCAGTACTCCCGATGAGTTTTGCAAGCAAGATAACCCAAGTCCAATATCACCACTTGAGGTCATGGACCATCACACTTCACCTTGTGTCTCTGAAGAGCTAAGTTCCAATGCTCCAG AACCACATTTGTTAGAACATGTCGAGTATTTTGGATCTGAAATGGCAGTTGAAAACCAGCCTCACAAGCAAGAGACAACTGAGAAGGAAAGTGAGGATGGATCTGAAATGGAAGTTGAAGAGCAGCCTCACAAGAAAGAGACAATCGAGAAGGAAACTGGGGATGCAGCTTATTTACAAGATATCCTTGTGACTGCTGGATTTTATGAGGATAGATCCACTGATCAAGCAACGAAGTTGGATGCATTGACACGGCCAATCTCACTCCAGGTTTTTGAACAAGTAGAGGAAGCTTGCAGCAAATACGGGAAGCTGGAAACCGAGTCTACTATCATCCATAACGATGACCCAGCTATAGGACACAAATTATTGTTCGACTTGGTGAATGAGGCTTTGCAAAGTGTCTTGGGACCTAAAATAAATTGCTCCATGTTCAAGAGATGGATTTTGGGTCCAGCTGCATCATCATCACaaggaagaagcttgttggatgaCTTGTGGAATCAGATTCAGTCATACTTGAACTCCCCTATGGACGAGTCTGACACTCTAAATAGCATGGTGGTTCAGGATCTGAAGATGACAACTTGGCCAACCATATTGTACGAGGACATTGATGTTGTAGCAAGACAGATTGAGAGGGTCGTTCTACGCGATATAATCTTCGAAATTGCGCATGATATCTGCCTTTGCAAGTAA
- the LOC135629013 gene encoding uncharacterized protein LOC135629013 isoform X1, translated as MGGISHIFDSSKAGKSQKWAHKKHGDGFEAPRNSLDVSIDTSIGYYYVPENNLFQYSFQVKHPSKMYYSPNGTPMKKLIDGEISKRTTESKVAPSVVARLMGMDSMPSEEGRKIHAKELEADRLRKTMEVNKIMESSLGLETSRSSTSSRQTMQNTLLNGNQRDPKAEKTRKPRKHPQEELLQKFKKEFETWQASKLQEHPGSQKNHILGDVKDHQIIAQEILNKEKMAKYLDTKKILAEKKPTEAKDVVSTAKQNVDTQQGSSLQDHGHLNRQCQFISKNKMAMKLGTRANDSEFLTVTRTDKKQERSCSPTRIVILKPNFDRIDANEELLAASTDNLGKECAMEDFLEEVKERLKNEIQGKNRSNARGRGTSIGTSFGERTIDPKQIARDIAKHIRESVTKDIGSTLIRSESTRSIRSDLQVNSPDSPEFIRRDTRKYVSEKSKNVLKNEIVLGKSRINHECSDASTINKEKVMPKLMSDFANKGKNMNLWKDKKAVTESIPRQKEKIVALDAESVSQWNLVRSFSAPVSGTAFGKLLLEDQHITGTQICRKQEASQHGFSEFGKQRKDSFSLKGRVSSLKHNFNLKGKLFGKTARLIKEPTASGFNSVKEIPTAPSIIINSGITQENSTEVPPSPASVSSSTPDEFCKQDNPSPISPLEVMDHHTSPCVSEELSSNAPEPHLLEHVEYFGSEMAVENQPHKQETTEKESEDGSEMEVEEQPHKKETIEKETGDAAYLQDILVTAGFYEDRSTDQATKLDALTRPISLQVFEQVEEACSKYGKLETESTIIHNDDPAIGHKLLFDLVNEALQSVLGPKINCSMFKRWILGPAASSSQGRSLLDDLWNQIQSYLNSPMDESDTLNSMVVQDLKMTTWPTILYEDIDVVARQIERVVLRDIIFEIAHDICLCK; from the exons ATGGGAGGAATATCACACATATTTGATTCTAGCAAAGCTGGTAAATCTCAGAAGTGGGCGCATAAGAAGCATGGTGATG GTTTTGAAGCTCCTCGGAATAGCTTGGATGTATCTATTGACACTTCTATAGGGTATTACTATGTTCCTGAAAACAATCTG TTTCAGTATTCTTTTCAGGTGAAACATCCCTCCAAAATGTATTATTCTCCCAATGGAACCCCTATGAAGAAGTTGATCGATGGAGAGATTTCCAAACGAACAACTGAAAGTAAGGTTGCACCAAGTGTTGTTGCCCGTTTGATGGGAATGGACTCGATGCCATCAGAAGAAGGCAGGAAAATTCACGCCAAGGAACTCGAAGCAGATAGATTGAGAAAAACTATGGAAGTAAATAAGATCATGGAAAGTAGTTTGGGTCTTGAAACTTCACGCAGCTCCACTTCCTCTAGACAAACGATGCAAAACACACTTCTAAATGGTAATCAACGAGATCCCAAAGCCGAGAAGACAAGAAAACCACGCAAACATCCGCAAGAAGAGCTGCTGCAGAAGTTCAAGAAGGAATTTGAGACATGGCAAGCTTCAAAGTTACAGGAGCATCCAGGGTCCCAGAAGAATCACATTCTTGGAGATGTGAAGGATCATCAAATCATTGCACAAGAAATTCTTAACAAAGAGAAAATGGCAAAGTATCTAGATACCAAGAAAATTTTGGCTGAAAAGAAGCCCACAGAAGCCAAAGATGTTGTCTCAACAGCTAAGCAAAATGTAGATACACAACAAGGATCCAGCCTGCAGGATCATGGACATTTGAACAGACAGTGCCAATttatctcaaagaacaaaatGGCTATGAAACTTGGTACCAGGGCTAATGATTCTGAATTCTTGACAGTTACTAGGACTGACAAGAAACAGGAGCGATCTTGTTCACCGACACGGATAGTGATTCTGAAACCTAATTTTGATAGAATTGATGCCAATGAAGAGTTATTAGCTGCCTCAACCGATAACTTAGGTAAGGAATGTGCTATGGAAGATTTTCTTGAAGAAGTGAAGGAAAGGCTCAAGAATGAAATCCAGGGGAAGAACAGAAGCAATGCTAGAGGTAGAGGAACCAGCATAGGGACTTCATTTGGTGAAAGGACAATTGATCCAAAACAAATTGCTCGTGACATAGCAAAACACATAAGAGAAAGTGTGACCAAGGACATTGGATCAACTCTCATCCGATCTGAGTCAACAAGATCAATTAGGAGTGACTTACAAGTCAACTCACCTGATTCACCAGAGTTCATTAGAAGAGACACAAGAAAGTATGTATCAGAGAAATCAAAGAATGTCCTGAAGAATGAAATAGTTCTGGGGAAGTCTCGAATAAACCATGAATGTTCAGATGCTTCCACCATAAACAAAGAAAAGGTAATGCCAAAATTGATGTCTGATTTTGCAAATAAAGGGAAAAACATGAACCTCTGGAAAGACAAGAAAGCTGTGACTGAATCAATTCCAAGACAGAAAGAGAAAATTGTGGCACTTGATGCAGAGTCGGTATCACAGTGGAACCTTGTCAGATCATTTTCTGCACCTGTGTCTGGAACAGCTTTTGGGAAGCTCCTCTTAGAGGACCAGCATATAACTGGAACTCAGATCTGCAGGAAGCAGGAAGCATCTCAACATGGGTTCTCAGAATTCGGAAAACAAAGAAAGGATAGTTTTAGCTTGAAAGGAAGAGTTTCCAGTCTGAAACATAACTTCAATCTTAAGGGTAAGCTGTTTGGGAAAACAGCCCGGCTGATTAAGGAACCAACTGCAAGTGGATTCAATTCAGTTAAGGAAATACCAACTGCACCCTCTATTATCATCAATTCTGGCATCACACAG GAGAACTCTACCGAGGTGCCACCAAGTCCTGCATCGGTGTCGAGCAGTACTCCCGATGAGTTTTGCAAGCAAGATAACCCAAGTCCAATATCACCACTTGAGGTCATGGACCATCACACTTCACCTTGTGTCTCTGAAGAGCTAAGTTCCAATGCTCCAG AACCACATTTGTTAGAACATGTCGAGTATTTTGGATCTGAAATGGCAGTTGAAAACCAGCCTCACAAGCAAGAGACAACTGAGAAGGAAAGTGAGGATGGATCTGAAATGGAAGTTGAAGAGCAGCCTCACAAGAAAGAGACAATCGAGAAGGAAACTGGGGATGCAGCTTATTTACAAGATATCCTTGTGACTGCTGGATTTTATGAGGATAGATCCACTGATCAAGCAACGAAGTTGGATGCATTGACACGGCCAATCTCACTCCAGGTTTTTGAACAAGTAGAGGAAGCTTGCAGCAAATACGGGAAGCTGGAAACCGAGTCTACTATCATCCATAACGATGACCCAGCTATAGGACACAAATTATTGTTCGACTTGGTGAATGAGGCTTTGCAAAGTGTCTTGGGACCTAAAATAAATTGCTCCATGTTCAAGAGATGGATTTTGGGTCCAGCTGCATCATCATCACaaggaagaagcttgttggatgaCTTGTGGAATCAGATTCAGTCATACTTGAACTCCCCTATGGACGAGTCTGACACTCTAAATAGCATGGTGGTTCAGGATCTGAAGATGACAACTTGGCCAACCATATTGTACGAGGACATTGATGTTGTAGCAAGACAGATTGAGAGGGTCGTTCTACGCGATATAATCTTCGAAATTGCGCATGATATCTGCCTTTGCAAGTAA
- the LOC103982652 gene encoding uncharacterized protein LOC103982652 isoform X1, with the protein MYGSRGAMMGSGGGSDGYEGTKRQRMMDSNPYFAVSSGSASDGFGAGSKRPRTMDPNPYYAGIGASSFYQPYSSSYNGGSSSIYNFPVVRLRGLPFNCDDLDICKFFGGLDIVDCLLVNKNGRFSGEAFVVFPSPMQAEFALQRDRQNMGRRYVEVFRCKKLDYYNAIAVEVNDGSFENEYHHSSPPSHPKRPAEDKDQMECTEVLKLRGLPYSATQADIVDFFGEFDLSEEKVHIVCRPDGRATGEAYAEFPSAEMAKKAMRKDKMMIGSRYVELFPSSPEEARRAKSRSRQ; encoded by the exons ATGTACGGGTCGAGAGG GGCAATGATGGGAAGCGGGGGGGGTTCGGACGGGTACGAGGGCACAAAGAGGCAACGAATGATGGACTCCAATCCCTACTTCGCAGTGAGCAGCGGGAGTGCTTCAGATGGCTTCGGTGCCGGCTCGAAGAGACCAAGGACGATGGATCCAAATCCCTACTATGCCGGTATTGGTGCCAGCAGCTTCTACCAGCCATACAGCAGCAGCTACAATGGTGGAAGCAGCAGCATCTATAACTTTCCTGTGGTTCGCCTGAGAGGCCTGCCCTTCAACTGCGACGATCTCGATATATGCAAGTTCTTTGGCGGTCTGGACATTGTGGATTGTCTGTTGGTGAACAAGAATGGGCGCTTCTCAGGTGAGGCTTTTGTTGTTTTTCCATCACCCATGCAGGCCGAGTTTGCTCTCCAGAGGGACAGACAGAACATGGGCCGCCGGTACGTTGAAGTCTTCCGGTGCAAGAAGCTAGATTACTACAATGCTATTGCTGTCGAGGTCAACGATGGATCCTTTGAGAATGAATACCACCATAGCTCACCTCCCTCTCATCCGAAGAGACCAGCTGAGGACAAAGACCAGATGGAGTGCACCGAGGTCCTGAAACTTCGGGGGCTCCCATACTCTGCAACCCAGGCAGATATCGTGGACTTCTTTGGGGAGTTTGATCTGAGTGAAGAGAAAGTGCACATTGTCTGCCGCCCCGACGGCAGGGCAACCGGGGAGGCATATGCTGAGTTCCCATCGGCAGAGATGGCCAAAAAGGCTATGCGCAAGGATAAGATGATGATCGGGTCAAGGTACGTAGAGCTGTTTCCTTCATCCCCAGAGGAGGCAAGGAGAGCCAAATCCAGATCCAGGCAATGA
- the LOC135628922 gene encoding WUSCHEL-related homeobox 8-like → MQKGGILTEETRRMGCEKSSGGGGGGERKYEVGEGRGRGAGVEGEGVGEGLLYVKVMTDEQLEVLRRQIAVYATICEQLVEMHKAITAHHDSLAGMRLGGLYGDPLMASGGHRITARQRWTPTTMQLQILESMFNQGNGTPSKQKIKEITIELSQHGQISESNVYNWFQNRRARSKRKQMASFPSNTESEVEADEVCMNEKKPKPDDSHHEGMPAGVNNLPMYDAQLHSFELELSQAQGIHRSSESSKSSSGSGQMSLNEYVLSTPRFENSMEKFDIPSFNPYHPGESYDIMG, encoded by the exons ATGCAGAAAGGCGGGATTTTGACGGAGGAGACGCGAAGAATGGGATGTGAGAAGAGttccggtggtggtggtggtggtgagagGAAGTATGAAGTAGGGGAAGGGAGAGGACGAGGAGCGGGCGTGGAAGGGGAAGGGGTGGGCGAAGGGCTCCTCTACGTGAAGGTGATGACGGACGAGCAGCTGGAGGTCCTCCGCCGTCAGATCGCGGTCTATGCCACCATATGTGAGCAACTTGTCGAGATGCACAAGGCCATCACTGCTCACCACGACTCCCTCGCAG GAATGAGGCTGGGAGGCCTCTACGGTGATCCCCTGATGGCGTCTGGTGGTCACAGAATCACTGCTAGGCAGCGGTGGACTCCAACAACCATGCAGCTACAAATTCTTGAGAGTATGTTTAATCAAGGCAATGGGACTCCGAGCAAGCAGAAGATAAAGGAGATAACCATTGAGCTATCACAACATGGTCAGATCTCTGAATCTAATGTCTACAACTGGTTCCAGAATAGGAGAGCACGATCAAAGCGAAAGCAGATGGCTTCATTTCCTAGTAATACAGAGTCTGAAGTAGAGGCAGATGAGGTATGCATGAACGAAAAGAAACCTAAGCCCGACGACAGCCATCATGAAGGCATGCCAGCCGGTGTTAATAATCTTCCCATGTACGATGCACAACTCCATTCGTTCGAGCTGGAGCTAAGCCAAGCACAAGGCATACACCGATCAAGTGAGAGTTCAAAGTCTTCTAGCGGTTCTGGGCAGATGTCCTTGAATGAATATGTTCTATCGACACCAA GATTCGAAAACTCGATGGAGAAGTTTGACATTCCGAGTTTTAACCCTTACCATCCAGGAGAAAGCTATGACATCATGGGTTGA
- the LOC103982652 gene encoding uncharacterized protein LOC103982652 isoform X2, with product MDPNPYYAGIGASSFYQPYSSSYNGGSSSIYNFPVVRLRGLPFNCDDLDICKFFGGLDIVDCLLVNKNGRFSGEAFVVFPSPMQAEFALQRDRQNMGRRYVEVFRCKKLDYYNAIAVEVNDGSFENEYHHSSPPSHPKRPAEDKDQMECTEVLKLRGLPYSATQADIVDFFGEFDLSEEKVHIVCRPDGRATGEAYAEFPSAEMAKKAMRKDKMMIGSRYVELFPSSPEEARRAKSRSRQ from the coding sequence ATGGATCCAAATCCCTACTATGCCGGTATTGGTGCCAGCAGCTTCTACCAGCCATACAGCAGCAGCTACAATGGTGGAAGCAGCAGCATCTATAACTTTCCTGTGGTTCGCCTGAGAGGCCTGCCCTTCAACTGCGACGATCTCGATATATGCAAGTTCTTTGGCGGTCTGGACATTGTGGATTGTCTGTTGGTGAACAAGAATGGGCGCTTCTCAGGTGAGGCTTTTGTTGTTTTTCCATCACCCATGCAGGCCGAGTTTGCTCTCCAGAGGGACAGACAGAACATGGGCCGCCGGTACGTTGAAGTCTTCCGGTGCAAGAAGCTAGATTACTACAATGCTATTGCTGTCGAGGTCAACGATGGATCCTTTGAGAATGAATACCACCATAGCTCACCTCCCTCTCATCCGAAGAGACCAGCTGAGGACAAAGACCAGATGGAGTGCACCGAGGTCCTGAAACTTCGGGGGCTCCCATACTCTGCAACCCAGGCAGATATCGTGGACTTCTTTGGGGAGTTTGATCTGAGTGAAGAGAAAGTGCACATTGTCTGCCGCCCCGACGGCAGGGCAACCGGGGAGGCATATGCTGAGTTCCCATCGGCAGAGATGGCCAAAAAGGCTATGCGCAAGGATAAGATGATGATCGGGTCAAGGTACGTAGAGCTGTTTCCTTCATCCCCAGAGGAGGCAAGGAGAGCCAAATCCAGATCCAGGCAATGA